The following are from one region of the Vitis riparia cultivar Riparia Gloire de Montpellier isolate 1030 chromosome 9, EGFV_Vit.rip_1.0, whole genome shotgun sequence genome:
- the LOC117922419 gene encoding probable disease resistance protein At5g63020, with translation MDCVSPILDVVTRVWNFTAKHAGYIQDLQENMDSLRNAMQELKNAYQDVKGRVELEDQRQMKRTNEVDGWLHSVLAINCRSSYKLGKKASKKLGAVTELRNKGRFDGVAERLAQAPVDERPVKKTVGLDLMYPEEVIRNKLDIPDNRWRNRSEDEKAVEIFNVLKAQRFVLLLDDVWKRLDLQKLGVPSPNSQNKSEVILTTRSLDVCRDMEAQKNIKVECLTQGEAINLFKKKVGETTLNSHPDIPQLAEIAAKECKGLPLALVTIGRAMTGKNTPREWERAIQILKTYPSKFSGMGDHVFPVLKFSYDNLPNDTIRACFLYLAIFPEDYEIIDDDLIFLWIGEGFLDEFDNIAEAYNQGHDIIEHLKTTCLLESVGFDQVKMHDIIRAMALWSSVLSKVTKLSKIAKCYKAFRPWELGRYDLSPIA, from the exons ATGGATTGTGTGAGCCCAATCTTGGATGTTGTCACTCGCGTATGGAACTTCACAGCCAAGCATGCCGGCTACATCCAGGATCTGCAGGAAAATATGGACTCGTTAAGAAACGCAATGCAGGAGCTGAAGAACGCATACCAGGATGTGAAGGGAAGAGTTGAACTTGAAGATCAACGGCAAATGAAGCGCACAAATGAAGTGGACGGCTGGCTCCATAGCGTCCTAGCCAT AAACTGCCGGTCCAGCTACAAGCTTGGGAAGAAAGCGAGTAAAAAGCTGGGTGCTGTGACTGAATTAAGGAACAAGGGACGCTTTGATGGTGTGGCAGAGAGGTTAGCTCAAGCTCCAGTGGATGAGAGGCCGGTGAAGAAGACTGTGGGCCTAGATCTGATGTATCCAGAG GAAGTCATTCGCAACAAATTAGACATCCCGGATAATAGATGGAGAAATAGAAGTGAAGACGAGAAGGCAGTAGAAATTTTCAATGTCTTGAAGGCGCAAAGGTTTGTGTTGTTGTTAGATGATGTATGGAAACGACTTGATCTCCAAAAGTTGGGGGTTCCTTCTCCTAATTCCCAAAACAAGTCTGAAGTAATATTAACAACCCGATCTCTGGATGTTTGTCGTGATATGGAAgctcaaaaaaatattaaggtggAGTGTTTGACACAAGGGGAGGCTATTAATTTGTTCAAGAAGAAGGTTGGAGAGACTACTCTAAATTCACATCCAGATATACCACAACTCGCTGAAATTGCTGCTAAAGAGTGCAAAGGTCTACCACTTGCACTCGTTACTATTGGGCGAGCTATGACCGGCAAGAACACACCACGAGAATGGGAGCGAGCAATACAAATATTGAAGACTTATCCATCAAAGTTTTCAGGTATGGGTGATCATGTATTTCCGGTCCTGAAATTCAGTTATGATAACTTGCCAAATGACACCATCAGGGCTTGTTTTTTATATCTTGCCATATTCCCAGAAGACTACGAAATTATAGATGATGATCTTATATTTCTCTGGATTGGAGAAGGGTTTTTGGATGAATTTGACAACATAGCTGAAGCATATAACCAAGGGCATGATATCATTGAGCATCTAAAGACAACATGTTTATTGGAGAGCGTTGGATTTGATCAAGTCAAGATGCATGATATTATTCGTGCTATGGCTTTGTG GTCCTCTGTCCTTTCAAAAGTTACGAAGCtctcaaaaattgcaaaatgcTATAAGGCGTTTAGGCCTTGGGAACTTGGAAGATATGACCTTTCTCCAATTGCCTAG